From a region of the Takifugu flavidus isolate HTHZ2018 chromosome 20, ASM371156v2, whole genome shotgun sequence genome:
- the LOC130517123 gene encoding coiled-coil domain-containing protein 152-like, whose product MANSNCLNLDVLMEKFIHLEQKMTEVTTKNSMLEARLEDEDKLLKFYMNKEKSLVDERDGLLISLNRLQQCLQEQSHLRVENNRLKTDLADLEQQNKKREESKDAEVKKLLELKDLDLEEMKTRLKNQEKERQSELLHLQMEFGAKLARVQSSAQWSQQQQQPQLPQQQLPQQWQHSPNGPGLLPHTFFKRKLHFLQEEKNREIVALRQRIKELEENQHGCRCLKRRKM is encoded by the exons ATGGCGAATTCTAACTGCCTTAATCTGGACGTGCTCATGGAAAAGTTTATTCACCTTGAACAG aaaatgacagaggTAACTACTAAAAACAGCATGTTGGAGGCCAGATTGGAGGATGAAGACAAACTACTTAAATTTTATATGAACAAGGAGAAAAGTCTGGTTGATG AGAGAGACGGTCTTCTAATAAGTCTGAACAGATTGCAACAGTGTCTGCAGGAGCAGAGTCACCTGAGAG TGGAAAACAACAGACTGAAGACAGACTTGGCCGACCTGGAACAgcagaataaaaaaagag AGGAGTCTAAAGATGCTGAAGtaaagaagctgctggagtTGAAGgatctggacctggaggagatgaagaccaGGCTGAAGAAccaggagaaagagagacagagtgagCTCCTTCATCTTCAGATGGAG tTTGGTGCGAAGTTAGCCCGAGTTCAGAGTTCAGCTCAGtggagccagcagcagcagcagccacagctgccACAACAGCAGCTACCGCAGCAGTGGCAGCACAGCCCCAACGGCCCGGGCCTCCTCCCACACACTTTTTTCAAGAGG AAGCTGCACTTTctccaggaggagaaaaacagagagattGTTGCTCTGCGTCAGAGAATCAAGGAGCTGGAAGAAAATCAACACGGTTGTCGCtgtctgaagaggaggaaaatgtag
- the ghrb gene encoding growth hormone receptor b — MCPQINSMAAAAAALLLFSCLHAVPTAVLGSALHRGPSPHITSCVSANMETFHCRWNVSSLQSGELRLFYINKKHPQTPPNEWRECPHYSAQSPNECFFDENHTSVWTFYTIQLRSRDQSIIYDENIIDVADIVQPDPPQELTWTLLNQSVTSTYSDIMLSWKPPESADVEMGWLRLLYEVQYRNMDIEQWQVTDLVKSTSRTLYGLKSNVDYEVRVHCKTLGGKAFGEFSDSVFVHIPSKVSHFPALALLIFGALCVVAILMLVAILQQEKLMVLLLPPVPGPRIRGVDSKLLKKGKLRELTSILGSPLDLRSELYNNDPWVEFIDLDIEETTSRLKDLDPDCLMQPSLLSDCTPPIFSFRDDDSGRASCCDPDLSSEPEASTVHPAILNQVINQTFCSTGCAGSGLLNQTPNVSETETLDREALYTQVSEVRSTGKVLLSPELEKISSSKGMPLENEGKDLHILVVNAHHGSNMAGNVSQTFPRPDMSELFDSSHASTSHSHESDATSNCPAPAYTVVDGVSGQNSLLLATNSTSGLQLIIPKSVPTSTGYLTPDLLGSITP, encoded by the exons ATGTGTCCTCAGATCAACAgtatggcggcggcggcggcagctcttctcctgttttcctgccttcACGCAGTCCCAACAGCAGTGCTGGGATCAGCCTTGCATAGAG GTCCGTCTCCACACATCACCAGTTGTGTCTCTGCCAACATGGAGACTTTCCACTGCCGATGGAATGTCAGTTCTTTGCAGAGTGGAGAGCTTCGCTTATTCTACATCAACAAAAA ACACCCCCAAACCCCTCCAAATGAGTGGCGTGAGTGTCCTCACTACAGCGCCCAGAGTCCAAACGAGTGCTTCTTTGATGAAAATCACACCAGCGTCTGGACATTTTACACCATCCAGCTCCGCTCCAGAGATCAGTCCATCATCTACGATGAAAACATCATTGATGTTGCTGACATTG TACAACCAGACCCTCCGCAGGAGCTGACCTGGACATTGCTCAACCAGAGTGTGACAAGCACTTATTCTGACATCATGCTGAGCTGGAAGCCTCCAGAGTCAGCTGATGTGGAGATGGGATGGTTAAGGCTACTGTATGAGGTCCAGTATCGGAACATGGACATTGAGCAGTGGCAGGTG ACTGACCTTGTGAAAAGCACCTCTCGTACTCTCTATGGATTGAAATCAAACGTGGATTATGAAGTCCGAGTCCACTGCAAAACTCTCGGTGGTAAAGCCTTTGGGGAATTTAGTGATTCTGTGTTTGTCCACATCCCGTCCAAAG TGTCACATTTTCCAGCCTTGGCCTTGCTAATATTTGGAGCTTTGTGTGTTGTGGCCATCCTGATGCTGGTGGCCATTTTACAGCAGGAAAA GTTGATGGTTCTTCTTTTGCCACCTGTTCCTGGGCCGAGGATAAGAGGGGTCGACTCAAAATTGCTCAAG AAAGGAAAGCTACGGGAGCTGACATCCATCCTTGGCAGTCCACTTGACCTGAGGTCAGAGTTGTACAACAATGATCCCTGGGTGGAATTCATTGATCTGGACATTGAGGAAACCACCAGTAGATTGAAAGATCTGGACCCCGACTGCCTCATGCAACCCTCACTCTTGTCCGATTGCACACCACCCATTTTTAGCTTCAGAGATGATGACTCAGGTCGAGCTAGCTGCTGTGACCCTGATCTTTCCAGTGAACCAGAGGCCTCAACTGTCCATCCAGCAATCCTAAATCAAGTCATCAATCAAACATTTTGCTCGACAGGATGTGCGGGCTCAGGTTTGCTGAACCAGACCCCTAATGTGAGCGAGACTGAAACCTTGGACAGAGAGGCACTGTATACCCAAGTGAGTGAAGTGAGGTCAACTGGCAAGGTGCTACTATCTCCCGAGTTGGagaaaatcagcagcagcaaaggcatGCCATTAGAGAACGAGGGTAAGGACCTCCACATCTTAGTGGTGAATGCGCATCATGGCAGTAATATGGCAGGAAATGTAAGTCAAACATTTCCCAGACCAGACATGAGTGAACTTTTTGACAGTTCTCATGCATCCACCTCACATTCCCATGAATCAGATGCCACCTCCAACTGCCCCGCTCCTGCCTACACTGTGGTAGATGGTGTAAGTGGGCAGAACAGCCTCTTGCTGGCAACAAACTCCACATCTGGCCTACAGCTAATAATCCCAAAGAGCGTGCCAACCTCTACTGGATACTTAACTCCTGATCTTTTAGGAAGCATCACCCCATAG
- the LOC130517118 gene encoding growth arrest and DNA damage-inducible protein GADD45 gamma-like isoform X2 translates to MKPPGQCLQEALLCAQSETRLTAGVYESAKLMTEDPDSVSFCVLAMDEEFECDIALQIHFTLIQSFCFDNDISIVRVSDMQRLAEIVGNKADQLEDAHCVLITSPAEGSWEDPSLEKLHLFCEESRRLNDWLPEINLPAR, encoded by the exons ATGAAGCCTCCAGGTCAATGTCTGCAGGAAGCTTTGCTCTGTGCTCAGAGTGAAACTCGGCTCACTGCTGGCGTCTATGAGAGCGCCAAACTTATGACTGA GGATCCTGACAGCGTGTCCTTCTGCGTCCTGGCCATGGATGAGGAGTTCGAATGCGACATCGCTCTGCAGATCCACTTCACCCTCATTCAGTCCTTCTGCTTTGACAACGACATCAGCATCGTCCGAGTGAGCGACATGCAGCGTCTGGCTGAGATTGTCGGCAACAAAGCAGATCAACTGGAAGATGCTCACTGCGTCCTCATCACG AGTCCAGCTGAGGGCTCCTGGGAGGACCCGTCTCTGGAGAAGCTGCATCTGTTCTGCGAGGAGAGCCGCCGTCTGAACGACTGGCTCCCTGAGATCAACCTCCCCGCACGTTGA
- the gadd45gb.1 gene encoding growth arrest and DNA-damage-inducible, gamma b, tandem duplicate 1: MTFEEVLIQEAVERVQCTGKALEEVLVSAIENHSVTVGVYECAKVMNVDPDSVSFCVLAMDEEFECDIALQIHFTLIQSFCFDNDISIVRVSDMQRLAEIVGNKADQLEDAHCVLITSPAEGSWEDPSLEKLHLFCEESRRLNDWLPEINLPAR, encoded by the exons ATGACTTTTGAAGAAGTTCTGATCCAGGAAGCAGTGGAACGAGTCCAATGCACCGGCAAAGccctggaggaggtgctggtgtCGGCTATAGAAAACCACTCTGTCACCGTCGGTGTGTACGAATGCGCTAAAGTCATGAATGT GGATCCTGACAGCGTGTCCTTCTGCGTCCTGGCCATGGATGAGGAGTTCGAATGCGACATCGCTCTGCAGATCCACTTCACCCTCATTCAGTCCTTCTGCTTTGACAACGACATCAGCATCGTCCGAGTGAGCGACATGCAGCGTCTGGCTGAGATTGTCGGCAACAAAGCAGATCAACTGGAAGATGCTCACTGCGTCCTCATCACG AGTCCAGCCGAGGGCTCCTGGGAGGACCCGTCTCTGGAGAAGCTGCATCTGTTCTGCGAGGAGAGCCGCCGTCTGAACGACTGGCTCCCTGAGATCAACCTCCCCGCACGTTGA
- the LOC130517118 gene encoding growth arrest and DNA damage-inducible protein GADD45 gamma-like isoform X1 yields the protein MSSIQVDSTVMSLMWNICPQRWSAGRHLTSTTLCLHRDPDSVSFCVLAMDEEFECDIALQIHFTLIQSFCFDNDISIVRVSDMQRLAEIVGNKADQLEDAHCVLITSPAEGSWEDPSLEKLHLFCEESRRLNDWLPEINLPAR from the exons ATGAGCAGCATCCAAGTTGACTCCACAGTGATGTCTCTGATGTGGAACATCTGTCCGCAGAGGTGGTCAGCAGGACGGCACCTCACCAGTACCACTCTTTGTCTCCACAGGGATCCTGACAGCGTGTCCTTCTGCGTCCTGGCCATGGATGAGGAGTTCGAATGCGACATCGCTCTGCAGATCCACTTCACCCTCATTCAGTCCTTCTGCTTTGACAACGACATCAGCATCGTCCGAGTGAGCGACATGCAGCGTCTGGCTGAGATTGTCGGCAACAAAGCAGATCAACTGGAAGATGCTCACTGCGTCCTCATCACG AGTCCAGCTGAGGGCTCCTGGGAGGACCCGTCTCTGGAGAAGCTGCATCTGTTCTGCGAGGAGAGCCGCCGTCTGAACGACTGGCTCCCTGAGATCAACCTCCCCGCACGTTGA
- the nim1kb gene encoding serine/threonine-protein kinase NIM1, whose product MPGSHYQVTTPRLHHSVYSLTDSSDIGPDDEELDARPSLTPLERLSGDMCKNKNTIKDLMIGRRVGFYKVRGEIGCGTFSRVKLAFHALTKDKVAMKILDKTRMDTQVQRLLSREISSMEVLRNPNVLHLYEVVETPSRLHLVLEYAGGGDLHNKICNEGKLSDDTSKITFAQILSAIKYMHNANVIHRDLKAENVLFTSSGCVKVADFGFSTRISNHNDFLDTFCGSPPYAAPELFRDECYLGPPVDVWAMGVLLFFMVTGSMPFRADTMGKLRRSIISGAYSIPPWVPGPCQRLIKGILKPEPSERHVIDQMLGCDWLLPVEFPWSLVPSEPAGPLHSLIESDWGELEEEAEVRNQMEELGFTAEHLQNNQLKDCRNPVTGVYRILLHQAQKRRGCDSLPVVRGMVRDPKREGLRAYRGLRHTSKLCVLS is encoded by the exons ATGCCTGGAAGCCACTACCAGGTGACCACCCCCAGGCTCCATCACAGTGTCTACAGCCTGACAGACAGCTCTGACATCGGTCCAGATGATGAGGAGCTGGACGCACGGCCAAGCCTCACCCCACTGGAGAGGCTCAGCGGTGACATGTGCAAGAACAAGAACACCATCAAAGATCTGATGATCGGCCGCAGGGTGGGCTTCTACAAGGTCCGTGGGGAAATTGGCTGTGGCACCTTCTCAAGGGTTAAGCTGGCTTTCCACGCATTGACTAAGG ACAAAGTGGCCATGAAGATCCTGGATAAGACCAGGATGGACACTCAGGTGCAGCGACTGCTTTCCAGGGAGATCAGCAGCATGGAGGTCCTCCGAAATCCCAACGTGCTCCATCTGTATGAGGTGGTGGAGACACCCAGCCGTCTCCACCTGGTGCTGGAATATGCGGGTGGAGGAGACCTCCACAACAAGATCTGCAATGAAGGAAAGCTGTCCGACGACACCAGCAAGATCACCTTTGCCCAAATTCTCTCTGCTATCAAATACATG CACAACGCCAATGTCATACATCGAGACCTGAAGGCAGAGAACGTTCTGTTCACCAGCAGTGGCTGCGTGAAGGTGGCAGACTTTGGATTCAGCACGCGGATTTCCAACCATAATGATTTCCTCGATACCTTCTGTGGCTCCCCGCCTTACGCTGCCCCAGAACTCTTCAGGGATGAGTGCTACCTCGGCCCCCCCGTGGATGTGTGGGCCATGGGAGTCTTGCTTTTCTTCATGGTGACGGGTTCTATGCCGTTCCGTGCCGATACCATGGGCAAACTGCGGCGCAGCATTATCAGTGGAGCCTACTCCATCCCTCCCTGGGTACCTGGGCCCTGCCAGAGGCTCATCAAGGGCATTTTAAAGCCAGAACCTTCTGAGCGCCACGTCATCGACCAGATGCTGGGATGCGACTGGCTCTTGCCTGTGGAGTTTCCTTGGTCTTTGGTGCCGAGCGAACCGGCAGGTCCTCTGCACAGCCTGATAGAATCCGACTggggggagctggaggaagaggcagaggtcAGAAACCAGATGGAGGAACTGGGATTTACTGCAGAGCACCTCCAAAACAACCAGCTGAAAGACTGCCGCAACCCTGTCACTGGGGTTTACCGAATCCTGCTGCACCAAGCCCAGAAGAGGAGGGGCTGTGACAGTCTGCCCGTTGTCCGAGGAATGGTCAGGGACCCCAAGCGGGAGGGACTCAGGGCCTACAGAGGCCTCAGACACACCTCTAAGCTGTGTGTGCTTTCTTAA